In Sphingomonas sp. R1, a single genomic region encodes these proteins:
- a CDS encoding sensor histidine kinase, translating into MRSRWAWAIPGAVALAAASPALAQARLQRSFSQYNARAWHLVDGAPPDIWALAQSPDGWLWLGTGAGLYRFDGIRFEPVSPKIGRYPSRNITALLPDPDGSLWIGYFSGQVSRLRGTRLDTFGQGNAAVEELARGRDGTIWAALSGPQGGLLRISGGRATRIGADHGVPPGRIYSVVAARDGAVWITSARDIRVRRPGASRFEPVHAAAPHTRLAEAPDGIVWASGGAGPAASRAVPGLAIALQPPGLRSPGADRIGFDSTGTLWRTLYDGGVLQTRGLPGAPVHTRLGLQQGLPSLVAVPLLEDREANLWVGTNLGLVRLRPVSATVALGVDDQTLGGFQLAVLPDGTVYAANPHTLYRARPGEPLSRLRHFSTPIEQIEADGADLVVALPDRFLRVRGDAISPLPVPPPPGAVRSWSRSDGTVWITVEDLGVFHLAAGRWRHFGARNRPADRLHTASGAGGGSWFYGHNRLYRRQGEALVAVPGDDIGAIALVSAGPAGLLIGGELGLARLEQGRLRAIDTARAPVLGGITGLAQARDGTVWINGVQGLVRTNKPALDAAFHHARTPLAHRLFTAADGLPGVAQQDAHRSTAVRGGDGRIWVADNVGIGWMDPAGIVHNPLPPPVVIRSVTANGRAEPAAGPIALPAGTANLRIAYTALSLAQAERVRFRYRLVGVDRDWVEAGTAREAYYANLGPGRMRFQVIAANNDGVWNTTGASVDFTIAPRFYQTGWFRLLAIGLGAGTLWLLYAWRMRELMARGRARAEAKIAERERIARELHDTLLQSMQGLMLRFQAAAYATDPGSRAHQLLDSALDRADDVMVEARNRVMALRSIVRAGDPQPLIEELARCLGEEGLAVSVTREGPPLRYAPAQLEQLLAIVQEALANVRRHAGVTKAAVALRTGRRTLEVEIRDAGPGIPADILAAGGRPGHYGLQGMRERAQALGGTLTIERCAPSGTVVRLTLPK; encoded by the coding sequence ATGCGAAGCCGATGGGCGTGGGCGATCCCGGGCGCGGTGGCACTTGCCGCCGCATCCCCTGCCCTCGCGCAGGCGCGGCTTCAGCGGAGCTTTTCCCAGTATAATGCGCGCGCCTGGCATCTGGTGGATGGCGCCCCACCCGATATCTGGGCCCTTGCCCAGTCGCCGGATGGCTGGCTGTGGCTGGGCACCGGCGCCGGCCTCTACCGCTTCGACGGCATCCGCTTCGAGCCGGTATCGCCCAAGATCGGCCGCTACCCGTCGCGCAACATCACCGCCTTGCTGCCCGATCCCGACGGCAGCCTGTGGATCGGCTATTTCTCCGGCCAGGTCTCGCGCCTGCGCGGCACGCGGCTGGACACGTTCGGACAAGGCAACGCCGCCGTCGAGGAGCTGGCGCGCGGGCGGGACGGGACGATCTGGGCGGCGCTGAGCGGGCCGCAAGGCGGGCTGCTCCGGATCAGCGGTGGGCGTGCGACGCGCATCGGGGCCGATCACGGCGTGCCGCCCGGCCGCATCTACAGCGTCGTCGCCGCGCGCGACGGGGCGGTGTGGATCACCAGCGCGCGGGACATCCGGGTCCGTCGCCCCGGCGCGTCGCGGTTCGAGCCGGTGCATGCCGCGGCGCCCCACACGCGTCTGGCCGAGGCGCCGGACGGCATCGTCTGGGCCTCCGGTGGCGCAGGCCCTGCGGCGTCCCGCGCCGTTCCCGGTCTGGCCATCGCGCTCCAGCCGCCCGGTTTGCGGTCGCCTGGTGCCGATCGGATCGGGTTCGATTCCACCGGTACGCTGTGGCGCACCCTCTATGACGGCGGCGTGCTCCAGACCCGCGGCTTGCCCGGCGCGCCGGTGCATACGCGCCTGGGCCTGCAACAGGGCCTGCCCTCGCTGGTGGCGGTGCCGCTGCTGGAGGACCGCGAGGCCAATCTGTGGGTCGGCACCAATCTCGGCCTGGTGCGACTGCGCCCGGTGAGCGCAACGGTGGCGCTGGGCGTCGATGACCAGACATTGGGCGGCTTCCAGCTCGCGGTGCTGCCCGACGGCACCGTCTATGCCGCCAACCCGCACACGCTGTACCGGGCGCGCCCTGGCGAGCCGCTCAGCCGCCTGCGGCACTTCTCGACGCCCATCGAGCAGATCGAGGCGGACGGGGCCGACCTCGTCGTGGCGCTGCCCGATCGCTTCCTGCGCGTGCGCGGCGATGCGATCTCGCCGCTCCCCGTGCCCCCGCCGCCGGGCGCGGTCCGCAGCTGGAGCCGATCGGACGGCACGGTGTGGATCACCGTGGAGGATCTCGGCGTGTTCCACCTTGCGGCGGGGCGCTGGCGGCATTTCGGCGCGCGGAACCGGCCGGCAGACCGTCTCCACACCGCCTCCGGCGCAGGGGGCGGCAGCTGGTTCTACGGCCACAACCGCCTCTATCGGCGACAGGGCGAGGCGCTGGTCGCGGTACCCGGTGACGATATCGGGGCGATCGCGCTCGTCTCGGCCGGGCCTGCCGGGCTGCTGATCGGCGGCGAACTCGGGCTGGCCCGGCTGGAGCAGGGCCGCCTGCGCGCGATCGACACCGCGCGGGCGCCGGTGCTGGGCGGGATCACCGGCCTGGCGCAGGCGCGCGACGGCACCGTCTGGATCAACGGCGTGCAGGGGCTGGTCCGCACCAACAAGCCGGCGCTCGACGCCGCCTTCCACCATGCCCGCACGCCCTTGGCCCATCGACTGTTCACCGCGGCGGACGGGTTGCCCGGCGTCGCCCAGCAGGATGCGCACAGAAGCACCGCCGTGCGCGGTGGCGACGGCCGGATCTGGGTTGCGGACAATGTCGGCATCGGCTGGATGGATCCGGCCGGGATCGTCCATAATCCCCTGCCACCCCCGGTCGTGATCCGCAGCGTCACCGCCAACGGACGGGCCGAGCCGGCGGCAGGGCCGATCGCGCTCCCTGCCGGCACCGCCAATCTGCGCATCGCCTATACGGCGCTCAGCCTGGCGCAGGCCGAGCGGGTACGGTTTCGCTACCGCCTGGTGGGCGTCGACCGCGACTGGGTGGAGGCCGGCACCGCCCGCGAGGCCTATTATGCCAATCTCGGACCCGGCCGGATGCGGTTTCAGGTGATCGCCGCCAACAATGACGGGGTTTGGAACACGACTGGCGCGAGCGTCGACTTCACCATCGCGCCGCGCTTCTACCAGACCGGCTGGTTCCGGCTGCTCGCGATCGGCTTGGGCGCGGGCACCCTGTGGCTGCTCTATGCCTGGCGGATGCGCGAGCTGATGGCGCGGGGCCGCGCCCGTGCCGAGGCGAAGATCGCCGAACGCGAACGCATCGCCCGCGAACTGCACGACACGCTGCTGCAAAGCATGCAGGGACTGATGCTGCGCTTCCAGGCCGCCGCCTATGCGACCGATCCGGGCTCGCGGGCGCACCAGCTGCTCGATTCCGCACTGGACCGCGCCGACGACGTGATGGTCGAGGCGCGCAACCGCGTGATGGCGCTGCGCAGCATCGTCCGCGCAGGGGATCCGCAGCCGCTGATCGAGGAGCTTGCCCGCTGCCTCGGCGAGGAAGGCCTGGCGGTCAGCGTGACGCGCGAGGGGCCGCCGCTGCGCTATGCCCCCGCGCAGCTGGAGCAGCTGCTGGCCATCGTCCAGGAGGCACTCGCCAATGTGCGGCGGCATGCCGGCGTGACCAAGGCGGCGGTGGCGCTGCGCACCGGGCGCAGGACGCTCGAGGTGGAGATCCGCGATGCAGGCCCCGGCATTCCCGCCGATATCCTCGCCGCAGGGGGGCGCCCCGGCCATTACGGGCTGCAGGGCATGCGCGAGCGCGCTCAGGCGCTGGGCGGCACGCTCACGATAGAACGCTGCGCGCCAAGCGGCACCGTGGTGCGACTGACCCTGCCGAAGTGA
- a CDS encoding alpha/beta hydrolase yields MTLATAPLDRFSVISTGTGPARALSALFGTPLRSDAHVDYSEETPRQRSLWAVKLDSAILHAERPVLLVANGASCFAATWWARLSPRDYIARVAGAVLIDPIEGEGDADHFASPKIRLPFPSLLLSGAGPDAGVAARVEALATGWGSAVGGLPQLPHARRSGSHWQGARELVLRMTAGIVERRAQAADALAAALAPDQD; encoded by the coding sequence ATGACGCTCGCCACGGCCCCGCTCGATCGATTTTCGGTGATCAGTACCGGTACCGGACCGGCAAGGGCCCTGTCGGCGCTCTTCGGCACGCCGCTCCGCAGCGATGCGCATGTGGATTATTCCGAGGAAACGCCGCGCCAGCGCAGTCTTTGGGCGGTGAAGCTCGATTCGGCGATCCTCCATGCCGAGCGGCCGGTGCTGCTTGTCGCCAACGGCGCGAGCTGCTTTGCCGCGACCTGGTGGGCCCGCCTGTCCCCGCGGGACTATATCGCACGCGTGGCCGGGGCCGTGCTGATCGATCCGATCGAGGGCGAGGGCGATGCCGATCATTTTGCCTCGCCGAAGATCCGGCTGCCCTTTCCCTCGCTCCTTCTGAGCGGCGCCGGGCCCGACGCCGGCGTCGCCGCGCGGGTCGAGGCGCTGGCGACCGGCTGGGGCAGCGCCGTGGGCGGTCTGCCGCAGCTTCCTCATGCCCGCCGCAGCGGCAGCCACTGGCAAGGCGCGCGCGAGCTGGTGCTGCGGATGACCGCCGGCATCGTCGAACGCCGCGCTCAAGCAGCCGACGCGCTGGCGGCGGCACTTGCGCCCGATCAGGACTGA
- the galA gene encoding beta-galactosidase GalA, producing the protein MQRRTLLTGAIGAGVVATLPSAAAAAPVAPSPRTRVQLDRDWRFHLGHASDVARDFNFGRNQQTYAKAGAETADAAMAAFDDKGWSPVQLPHDWAVELPYALPPGTKPEDAKDDVAAHGFKAIGRDFPANSVGWYRRLLPIEASDAGKRIWLEFDGVFRDAIVFVNGYVVARNESGYAPFRADITDFLTFDGQPNQLAVRADASFGEGWFYEGAGIYRPVWLVKASPVHVPQWGSFVRSTITPAGAQITAAIEVRNTTEAPASVTLRQHIVDAEGAIVARFPDAALALAADALVTHEANVALPTPQLWSIDTPVLYRLVSELRANGAAIDRYETSFGIRSIRFDAERGFFLNDQPVKLLGVCNHQDHAGVGTAMPPALDAWRIARTKEMGANAWRSAHNPPSEAFLEACDRMGMLVIDEARRNSTDPESTSQLERILRRDRNHPSIILWSVGNEEPQAMNARGGRVSHAMVAHVRRLDPTRPTTQAFDRGQYEAAAREVDVIGFNYHTERTVPFHQRFPNQPIIGTETASTVATRGAYFNDKARQIVRAYDTEFPAWASTAEQWWKIADAHPYVAGGFIWTGFDYRGEPTPHALWPAASSYFGVMDLCGFPKDNYWYYRAWWRPEPLVHLLPHWNWPGREGQAIEVWAYSNAEAVELLLNGRSLGRRAVERAGHVEWRVPYAPGRLEARAIRGGRVVATSVRETSGPAAAIRLTTDRRQIAADGRDLAIVQAEIVDARGRPVATADTPLRFAVEGPAERIGVGNGDPTSHESDKAPTRRAFNGLAQVILRHQGDAGVIRLSVTGQDVRPATIAILAR; encoded by the coding sequence ATGCAGCGTCGAACTCTATTGACCGGCGCGATCGGCGCGGGCGTCGTAGCGACGCTGCCGAGCGCGGCGGCGGCGGCCCCGGTGGCACCGTCCCCCCGTACGCGCGTGCAGCTGGACAGGGATTGGCGCTTTCACCTCGGCCACGCGTCGGACGTTGCCAGGGACTTCAACTTCGGCCGCAACCAGCAGACCTATGCCAAGGCAGGTGCCGAGACCGCCGATGCCGCCATGGCCGCGTTCGACGACAAGGGTTGGTCACCGGTGCAGCTGCCCCACGACTGGGCGGTGGAACTGCCCTATGCATTGCCGCCGGGGACCAAGCCCGAGGACGCCAAGGACGATGTCGCGGCGCATGGCTTCAAGGCGATCGGCCGCGACTTTCCGGCGAACAGCGTCGGCTGGTATCGTCGCCTGCTGCCGATCGAGGCGAGTGACGCCGGCAAGCGCATCTGGCTGGAATTCGACGGGGTGTTCCGCGACGCGATCGTGTTCGTCAACGGCTATGTCGTCGCGCGGAACGAGAGCGGCTATGCGCCCTTCCGGGCCGACATTACCGACTTCCTGACCTTCGACGGCCAGCCCAACCAGCTCGCGGTGCGCGCAGACGCGAGCTTCGGCGAGGGCTGGTTCTACGAGGGCGCGGGGATCTACCGGCCGGTATGGCTGGTCAAGGCGTCGCCGGTGCATGTGCCCCAATGGGGGAGCTTCGTCCGCAGCACGATCACGCCGGCGGGTGCGCAGATCACGGCGGCGATCGAAGTTCGCAATACAACCGAGGCTCCCGCGTCGGTCACGCTGCGCCAGCACATCGTGGATGCTGAGGGCGCAATCGTCGCCCGCTTCCCCGACGCCGCGCTGGCCCTTGCCGCCGACGCGCTGGTGACGCACGAGGCGAACGTCGCCCTGCCCACGCCGCAGCTCTGGTCGATCGATACGCCGGTGCTCTACCGGCTGGTCAGCGAACTGCGCGCGAACGGCGCGGCGATCGATCGCTACGAGACCAGCTTCGGCATCCGATCGATCCGCTTCGATGCGGAGCGCGGCTTCTTCCTCAACGACCAGCCGGTAAAGCTGCTGGGGGTGTGCAACCATCAGGACCATGCCGGCGTCGGCACCGCCATGCCGCCGGCGCTCGACGCGTGGCGGATCGCGCGGACCAAGGAAATGGGCGCCAATGCCTGGCGCAGCGCACACAATCCTCCCTCCGAGGCCTTTCTCGAAGCCTGCGACCGGATGGGCATGCTGGTGATCGACGAGGCCCGGCGCAACAGCACCGATCCGGAATCGACCAGCCAGCTCGAGCGCATCCTGCGCCGCGACCGCAACCACCCCAGCATCATCCTCTGGTCGGTCGGCAACGAAGAGCCGCAGGCGATGAACGCCCGCGGCGGGCGGGTGAGTCATGCGATGGTCGCGCATGTCCGCAGGCTCGACCCCACCCGCCCGACCACCCAGGCGTTCGACCGGGGACAGTACGAGGCCGCCGCGCGCGAGGTGGACGTGATCGGCTTCAACTACCACACCGAACGGACCGTCCCCTTCCACCAGCGCTTCCCGAACCAACCGATCATCGGCACCGAAACGGCGAGCACGGTCGCCACGCGGGGGGCGTATTTCAACGACAAGGCGCGCCAGATCGTCCGCGCCTATGACACCGAGTTCCCCGCCTGGGCCTCCACCGCCGAGCAATGGTGGAAGATCGCCGATGCGCACCCCTATGTCGCCGGGGGCTTCATCTGGACCGGCTTCGACTATCGCGGCGAGCCGACCCCGCACGCGCTGTGGCCCGCCGCCTCCAGCTATTTCGGGGTGATGGACCTGTGCGGCTTCCCGAAGGACAATTACTGGTACTACCGCGCCTGGTGGCGGCCCGAGCCGCTGGTCCACCTGCTGCCGCACTGGAACTGGCCGGGCCGCGAGGGGCAGGCGATCGAGGTGTGGGCCTATAGCAATGCCGAGGCGGTGGAACTGCTGCTCAACGGCCGCAGCCTCGGGCGCCGTGCGGTGGAGCGTGCCGGCCATGTCGAATGGCGCGTGCCCTATGCGCCCGGACGGCTGGAAGCGCGGGCGATCCGCGGTGGCCGCGTGGTCGCGACCAGCGTGCGCGAAACCAGCGGCCCCGCCGCCGCGATCCGCCTCACCACCGATCGCCGCCAGATCGCAGCCGACGGGCGCGATCTGGCGATCGTTCAAGCCGAGATCGTCGATGCCCGCGGCCGTCCCGTCGCCACCGCCGACACGCCGCTGCGCTTCGCGGTCGAAGGCCCGGCGGAGCGGATCGGCGTCGGCAACGGCGATCCGACCAGCCATGAAAGCGACAAGGCGCCCACCCGCCGCGCGTTCAATGGTCTGGCCCAGGTGATCCTGCGCCATCAGGGCGACGCGGGAGTCATCCGACTGTCGGTCACCGGCCAAGACGTCCGGCCGGCGACCATCGCCATCTTGGCGCGCTGA
- a CDS encoding cyanophycinase, translating into MAEQGGPLIIIGGHEDKEGDKTILKEVAARVKDGKLVIATVASHQPDGYFDAYQKAFGALGVHDLVELYVHERGETLEQETQSVFDGAAGIFFTGGDQLRISSQIGDTPVERMVRDIHARGGVVAGTSAGASVMSETMLVKGSSAESHRIGDLHMAPGLGLVRDVIIDQHFAERGRIGRLLGAVAQNPRVLGIGIDEDTAIVLEGCCFRVVGAGAVYIVDGSGVTRSNIAEASPERTLSMHNVCLHVLSHGDSFDLEARRPLSRET; encoded by the coding sequence ATGGCTGAACAGGGCGGACCGCTGATCATCATCGGCGGGCACGAAGACAAGGAAGGCGACAAGACCATCCTCAAGGAGGTCGCGGCACGGGTGAAGGACGGCAAGCTCGTCATCGCCACCGTCGCCAGCCACCAGCCGGACGGCTATTTCGACGCCTATCAGAAGGCGTTCGGCGCGCTGGGAGTGCACGATCTGGTCGAGCTCTATGTCCATGAACGCGGCGAGACGCTGGAGCAGGAAACCCAGTCGGTCTTCGACGGCGCCGCAGGCATCTTCTTCACCGGCGGCGACCAGCTGCGCATCTCCAGCCAGATCGGCGACACGCCGGTCGAGCGGATGGTGCGCGACATCCACGCGCGCGGCGGCGTCGTCGCGGGCACCTCGGCCGGCGCGTCGGTGATGAGCGAGACGATGCTGGTCAAGGGCAGCAGCGCGGAATCGCACCGCATCGGCGACCTGCACATGGCACCCGGCCTGGGGCTGGTGCGCGACGTGATCATCGACCAGCATTTCGCCGAGCGTGGCCGGATCGGGCGGCTGCTCGGCGCGGTGGCGCAGAATCCGCGCGTACTGGGCATCGGCATCGACGAGGATACCGCGATCGTGCTGGAGGGCTGCTGCTTCCGCGTCGTCGGCGCAGGCGCGGTCTATATCGTCGACGGCTCGGGGGTAACCCGCTCCAACATCGCCGAGGCGAGCCCCGAACGCACCCTGTCGATGCACAATGTCTGCCTGCATGTGCTCAGCCATGGCGACAGCTTCGATCTGGAGGCACGTCGGCCGCTTTCTCGCGAGACCTGA
- a CDS encoding isoaspartyl peptidase/L-asparaginase family protein — MPEATRWSLIVHGGAKTIDPALHDRNRAGCAAAAEAGAAVLRAGGSAVFAAEVAVRVLEDDPVFNAGFGSVRTSDGMVEMDAAMMEGSGLTLGAVAGVRRVRNPVSVARLMLPARPVLLAGEGAERFATDHGIALVDPETMISREALASEHAKAHDTVGCVAIDTTGAIAAATSTGGLPGKHPGRIGDSPIAGAGLYADDTLGGCAFSGDGEAILRTVLAAQVMHALEHGGSATEAAEHAIARLGRVGGEAGAIVIERSGAVGIAHNSDHFALALHTSALDAVRAAVHRDELKDLLHG, encoded by the coding sequence ATGCCTGAGGCAACCCGCTGGTCCCTGATCGTCCATGGCGGCGCCAAGACGATCGACCCCGCGCTGCACGACCGCAACCGCGCCGGCTGCGCGGCGGCGGCGGAGGCTGGCGCGGCAGTGCTGCGCGCGGGCGGCAGTGCGGTGTTCGCCGCCGAAGTGGCGGTACGGGTGCTGGAGGACGATCCGGTATTCAACGCCGGCTTCGGCTCGGTGCGGACCAGCGACGGCATGGTCGAGATGGACGCGGCGATGATGGAGGGTTCCGGCCTCACCCTCGGCGCCGTCGCGGGGGTTCGCCGCGTGCGCAATCCGGTGAGCGTCGCTCGGCTGATGCTCCCGGCCCGGCCCGTGCTGCTCGCCGGCGAAGGCGCCGAGCGGTTCGCCACGGATCACGGCATCGCGCTGGTCGATCCCGAGACGATGATTTCGCGCGAGGCGCTCGCCTCCGAACATGCCAAGGCGCACGATACGGTCGGCTGCGTCGCGATCGACACGACCGGCGCGATCGCCGCCGCGACCTCCACCGGCGGGCTGCCGGGCAAGCATCCCGGCCGCATCGGCGACTCCCCCATCGCGGGGGCGGGGCTCTATGCCGACGACACGCTGGGCGGCTGCGCCTTTTCGGGCGATGGCGAGGCGATCCTCCGCACGGTGCTTGCCGCGCAGGTGATGCACGCGCTCGAACACGGCGGCTCGGCAACCGAGGCCGCCGAACACGCCATCGCCCGGCTCGGCCGGGTCGGCGGCGAGGCGGGCGCGATCGTCATCGAACGCTCCGGCGCCGTCGGCATCGCCCATAACAGCGACCATTTCGCCCTCGCCCTGCACACAAGCGCGCTCGATGCCGTGCGCGCAGCCGTCCACCGCGACGAACTCAAGGATCTATTGCATGGCTGA
- the cphA gene encoding cyanophycin synthetase has product MTALVQPAEFARPASANGMRVLERSVYRGPHLFSTRPMIRVQVDLRDLEHWPSHKLPGFTDALLALLPGLGIHGCSYQRPGGFVERLREGTWLGHIVEHVALELQTLAGSRVTRGKTRSVKDRPGVYNILYTYRDEAVGLAAGLAAIRLVADLLPEPMRRVEGLQLLGAAPLDAPQDVRAIIASLQALLKATALGPTTRALVEAAERRGIPVTRLNEQSLIQFGHGSRQKRIRASITGDTAQIAVDVAGNKAMTKQLLAEAGLPVPRGVVVRRVEEALVEAKRLRWPVVVKPLDGNHGRGVTTGIADEEALCTAFALAAEHGRRVIIEQQVPGNDHRILVVNGKVVAVAERVPAQVIGDGLHSIAQLIDDLNQDPRRGTGHENVLTRIAIDQAMLTLLEKAGRTPATVPMAGERVILRDTANLSTGGTAVDRTDVLHPANRAIAEQAAAVVGLDVCGIDFLSPDIRRPVRETGGGIVEVNAAPGFRMHLEPSSGTPRDVATPVIDMLYPRGSRARIPIFAITGTNGKSTTARMVSRILCQAGRNVGMTTTSGIYFNGHLMTEADASGPKSARMVLRNPAVDVAVLETARGGILREGLGFDGADVGAVLNVTADHLGLKGIDTVEDLAKVKGVVVESVARRGHSVLNADDPMCHRIARHARGTIVWFSLYGGQDLSSDLRRHIAEGGTAVVREPGSYGGCIVLHRAGESTELMPAADIPATLGGIAEFNIANALAAVAMCAVQRVPLDAIREGLRAFSASFEDSPGRLNIHDAHGMRCILDYAHNPAGLRALGQVIERMRWRYNRVIGMVSIPGDRRDCDIVEMGQLAGEIFDTIVFREAPDGRGRPRGETNGLMSQGAMQAGVSPDRVHRIVDEMEAVDTVLQLGRPGDLLVIMPSAIQAVWDRILAFHPAASASQEPIHA; this is encoded by the coding sequence ATGACAGCGTTGGTGCAGCCGGCCGAATTTGCGCGCCCGGCTTCGGCGAACGGAATGCGGGTGCTGGAGCGCAGCGTCTATCGCGGGCCGCACCTGTTCAGCACACGCCCGATGATCCGCGTCCAGGTGGATCTGCGCGATCTGGAGCATTGGCCGAGCCACAAGCTGCCGGGCTTCACCGATGCGCTGCTCGCGCTGCTTCCCGGCCTCGGCATTCACGGCTGCAGCTATCAGCGCCCCGGCGGCTTCGTCGAGCGGCTGCGCGAAGGCACCTGGCTGGGCCATATCGTCGAGCATGTCGCGCTGGAGCTGCAGACGCTGGCAGGCTCGCGCGTCACGCGCGGCAAGACCCGCTCGGTCAAGGACCGGCCGGGCGTCTACAACATCCTTTACACCTACCGCGACGAAGCCGTCGGCCTCGCCGCCGGGCTGGCCGCGATCCGCCTCGTCGCCGATCTGCTGCCCGAGCCGATGCGGCGCGTCGAAGGCCTGCAACTGCTCGGCGCCGCCCCGCTCGATGCGCCGCAGGACGTGCGGGCGATCATCGCATCGCTGCAGGCGCTGCTCAAGGCGACGGCGCTCGGCCCCACCACCCGCGCGCTGGTCGAGGCGGCGGAGCGGCGCGGCATTCCGGTGACGCGGCTCAACGAGCAGAGCCTGATCCAGTTCGGCCATGGCAGCCGCCAGAAGCGCATCCGCGCCAGCATCACCGGCGATACCGCGCAGATCGCGGTCGACGTGGCCGGCAACAAGGCGATGACCAAGCAGCTGCTCGCCGAGGCCGGCCTGCCCGTGCCGCGGGGCGTGGTCGTACGCCGAGTGGAGGAAGCGCTGGTCGAGGCGAAGCGGCTGCGCTGGCCGGTGGTGGTCAAACCGCTGGACGGCAACCACGGCCGCGGCGTCACCACCGGCATCGCCGACGAGGAGGCGCTGTGCACCGCCTTCGCGCTCGCCGCCGAACATGGCCGCCGCGTCATCATCGAGCAGCAGGTGCCGGGCAACGACCACCGTATCCTGGTGGTGAACGGCAAGGTGGTCGCCGTAGCCGAGCGCGTGCCGGCGCAGGTCATCGGCGACGGCCTCCATTCGATCGCGCAGCTGATCGACGATCTCAACCAGGACCCGCGTCGCGGCACGGGGCATGAAAATGTCCTCACTCGCATCGCCATCGACCAGGCAATGCTGACGCTGCTCGAAAAGGCCGGGCGCACCCCCGCGACCGTTCCGATGGCCGGCGAGCGCGTGATCCTCCGCGACACCGCCAACCTCTCGACCGGCGGCACTGCGGTCGACCGCACCGACGTCCTCCACCCGGCCAACCGCGCCATTGCCGAGCAGGCGGCAGCGGTGGTCGGACTCGACGTGTGCGGGATCGACTTCCTCTCCCCCGACATCCGCCGCCCGGTGCGCGAAACCGGCGGCGGCATCGTCGAGGTGAACGCCGCGCCCGGCTTCCGCATGCATCTGGAGCCGTCCAGCGGCACGCCGCGAGACGTCGCCACCCCGGTGATCGACATGCTCTACCCGCGCGGCAGTCGTGCCCGCATCCCGATCTTCGCGATCACCGGCACCAACGGCAAGTCGACCACCGCGCGGATGGTCTCACGCATCCTCTGCCAGGCGGGCCGCAATGTCGGCATGACGACGACCAGCGGCATCTATTTCAACGGCCATCTGATGACCGAGGCCGATGCCAGCGGCCCCAAGAGCGCGCGCATGGTGCTGCGCAATCCGGCGGTCGACGTCGCGGTGCTGGAGACGGCGCGCGGCGGCATCCTGCGCGAAGGTCTGGGCTTTGACGGCGCCGATGTCGGCGCGGTGCTCAACGTCACCGCCGATCATCTCGGGCTGAAGGGTATCGACACGGTCGAGGATCTCGCCAAGGTCAAGGGCGTGGTGGTGGAGAGCGTCGCCCGGCGCGGGCATTCGGTGCTCAACGCTGACGATCCGATGTGCCACCGCATCGCCCGCCATGCGCGCGGCACGATCGTCTGGTTCTCGCTCTATGGCGGCCAAGACCTGTCGAGCGACCTGCGCCGCCACATCGCAGAGGGCGGCACGGCAGTGGTGCGCGAACCCGGCAGCTATGGCGGCTGCATCGTGCTTCATCGGGCCGGCGAAAGCACCGAGCTGATGCCCGCCGCCGACATTCCCGCGACGCTGGGCGGCATCGCCGAGTTCAACATCGCCAACGCGCTGGCTGCCGTCGCGATGTGCGCGGTGCAGCGCGTGCCGCTGGATGCGATCCGCGAAGGGCTGCGCGCGTTCAGCGCCTCGTTCGAGGACTCGCCGGGCCGGCTCAACATCCACGACGCGCACGGCATGCGCTGCATCCTGGATTATGCCCACAATCCCGCAGGGCTGCGCGCGCTAGGCCAGGTGATCGAGCGCATGCGCTGGCGCTACAACCGGGTGATCGGCATGGTCAGCATCCCCGGCGACCGGCGCGACTGCGACATTGTCGAGATGGGGCAGCTTGCCGGCGAGATCTTCGACACGATCGTCTTCCGCGAGGCCCCGGACGGGCGCGGACGTCCGCGAGGGGAGACCAACGGGCTGATGTCGCAGGGCGCAATGCAGGCCGGCGTATCGCCCGATCGCGTGCACCGGATCGTCGACGAGATGGAGGCGGTAGATACCGTGCTGCAGCTCGGACGCCCGGGCGATCTGCTGGTGATCATGCCCAGCGCCATCCAGGCGGTGTGGGACCGTATCCTCGCCTTCCACCCCGCCGCGTCGGCATCGCAGGAGCCCATCCATGCCTGA